A single region of the Pseudomonas sp. B21-023 genome encodes:
- the xdhC gene encoding xanthine dehydrogenase accessory protein XdhC, whose amino-acid sequence MHQWINALADHQARGEPCVLVTIIEERGSTPRNAGSKMVVSASALYDTIGGGHLEFKALHIARQMLAEHRSTPHLERFSLGASLGQCCGGATVLLFEPMSGVQAEIAVFGAGHVGRALVPLLAALPCRVRWIDSREQEFPALIPTGVSKIVSEEPVDEVADLPAGSYCIVMTHNHQLDLELTAAILKRNDFTWFGLIGSKTKRVKFEHRLRERGFDDALMARMRCPMGLAEVKGKLPIEIAVSIAAEIIATYNACFGQHDAAANSGPIAQLLPSSRRSQTL is encoded by the coding sequence ATGCACCAATGGATCAACGCCCTCGCCGACCACCAAGCCCGTGGCGAGCCCTGCGTGCTGGTGACCATCATCGAGGAGCGCGGCTCCACCCCGCGCAACGCCGGCTCGAAAATGGTGGTCAGCGCCAGCGCGCTGTACGACACCATCGGCGGCGGCCACCTGGAGTTCAAGGCCCTGCACATCGCCCGGCAGATGCTCGCGGAACACCGCAGTACCCCGCACCTGGAGCGCTTCAGCCTCGGCGCCAGCCTCGGCCAGTGCTGCGGCGGCGCCACCGTGCTGCTGTTCGAGCCGATGAGCGGCGTGCAAGCCGAGATCGCCGTGTTCGGCGCGGGCCATGTCGGCCGCGCTCTGGTACCCTTGCTCGCCGCGCTGCCCTGCCGGGTGCGCTGGATCGATTCGCGCGAGCAGGAGTTCCCCGCGCTCATCCCCACCGGGGTGAGCAAGATCGTCAGCGAAGAGCCGGTCGACGAAGTTGCCGACCTGCCCGCCGGCAGCTACTGCATCGTCATGACCCATAACCACCAGCTGGACCTGGAGCTGACCGCCGCGATCCTCAAGCGCAACGACTTCACCTGGTTCGGCCTGATCGGTTCGAAGACCAAGCGCGTCAAGTTCGAGCACCGCCTGCGCGAGCGCGGCTTCGACGACGCCCTGATGGCGCGCATGCGCTGCCCGATGGGCCTGGCCGAGGTCAAGGGCAAGCTGCCGATCGAGATCGCCGTGTCCATCGCCGCCGAAATCATTGCCACCTACAACGCCTGCTTCGGCCAGCACGACGCTGCCGCCAACTCAGGCCCCATCGCCCAGTTGCTGCCGTCCTCGCGACGCAGCCAGACCCTTTGA
- the smc gene encoding chromosome segregation protein SMC — translation MRLKCIRLAGFKSFVDPTTVNFPSNMAAVVGPNGCGKSNIIDAVRWVMGESSAKNLRGESMTDVIFNGSTSRKPVSQASIELVFDNSDNSLVGEYAAYAEISIRRKVTRDGQNTYYLNGTKCRRRDITDIFLGTGLGPRSYSIIEQGMISKLIEAKPEELRNFIEEAAGISKYKERRRETESRIRRTQENLARLTDLREELERQIERLHRQAQAAEKYREYKAEERQLKARLSALRWRDLDERVRQRETVIGDQEVAFEALVAEQRNADASIERLRDGHHELSERFNQVQGRFYSVAGDIARVEQSIQHGQQRLRQLQDDLKEAERSRLETESHLGHDRTLLATLGEELAMLEPEQELTLAAAEEAAATLEEAELGMHGWQEQWDGFNTRSAEPRRQAEVQQARLAQLESSLERLAERQRKLGEEGEQLGGDTQDTETFDLGEQVASSELLLEELHLQEQQVVERLEGLREHLQQTSQAQQQQQGDLQRLGGRLASLEALQQAALEPGVGAADWLRAQGLEQRPRLAEGLRVEPGWELAVETVLGADLQAVLLDDFAGLDFAALEQGDLRLLLGGGEGPRVPGSLLDKVEGRADLSAWLGQVRPVETLEQALAQRASLVAGQSLVSRDGYWVGRHFLRVSRGGEAQGGVLARGQEIERLAQEQLEQEASLEQLDEQLQCLREQQLDLEEQREQLRRRSQDESRQHGELKARLSAGRARAEQLELRRRRLHEELAELQEQRALEHEQLGEARLLLQESLDLMAADTEQREQLMARRDTLREGLDRVRQEARQHKDHAHQLAVRLGSLRAQHDSTRQALERLEQQAARLNERQEQLNLNLEEGEAPLEELRLKLEELLERRMSVDEEMRQARLHMDEADRELRDAERRRTQAEQQSQLLRGQLEQQRLESQGLDVRRKTLQEQLLADGYDLQGVLATLEADASEQGTEQALEQVEARIQRLGAINLAAIEEYEQQSERKRYLDAQDADLVEALETLENVIRKIDKETRNRFKDTFDQINAGLQALFPKVFGGGSAYLELTGEDLLDTGVTIMARPPGKKNSTIHLLSGGEKALTALALVFAIFKLNPAPFCMLDEVDAPLDDANVGRYARLVKEMSETVQFIYITHNKIAMEMADQLMGVTMHEPGCSRLVAVDVEEAMAMVDA, via the coding sequence GTGCGCCTGAAGTGCATCCGCCTGGCCGGGTTCAAGTCGTTCGTCGACCCGACCACGGTCAACTTCCCCAGCAACATGGCCGCCGTGGTCGGCCCCAACGGCTGCGGTAAATCCAACATCATCGACGCGGTGCGCTGGGTGATGGGCGAGAGTTCGGCGAAGAACCTGCGTGGCGAGTCGATGACCGATGTCATCTTCAACGGCTCCACCAGCCGCAAGCCGGTCAGCCAGGCCAGCATCGAGCTGGTGTTCGACAACAGCGACAACAGCCTGGTGGGCGAGTACGCCGCCTACGCCGAGATCTCGATCCGCCGCAAGGTCACCCGCGACGGGCAGAACACCTATTACCTGAACGGCACCAAGTGCCGGCGTCGTGACATCACCGATATCTTCCTCGGCACCGGTCTGGGGCCGCGCAGCTATTCGATCATCGAGCAGGGCATGATCAGCAAGCTGATCGAGGCCAAGCCCGAGGAGTTGCGCAACTTCATCGAGGAAGCGGCGGGCATCTCCAAGTACAAGGAGCGTCGCCGCGAGACCGAGAGCCGCATCCGCCGTACCCAGGAAAACCTCGCGCGCCTGACCGACCTGCGCGAAGAGCTGGAACGCCAGATCGAGCGCCTGCACCGCCAGGCCCAGGCTGCCGAGAAATACCGTGAGTACAAGGCCGAGGAGCGTCAGCTCAAGGCACGCCTGTCGGCTCTGCGCTGGCGCGACCTGGATGAGCGGGTGCGCCAGCGCGAGACGGTGATCGGCGACCAGGAGGTCGCCTTCGAGGCGCTGGTGGCCGAACAGCGCAACGCCGACGCCAGCATCGAGCGACTGCGCGACGGTCACCATGAGTTGTCCGAACGCTTCAACCAGGTGCAGGGCCGCTTCTATTCGGTGGCTGGCGATATCGCCCGCGTCGAGCAGAGCATCCAGCACGGCCAGCAGCGTCTGCGCCAGTTGCAGGACGACCTGAAGGAGGCCGAGCGCAGCCGCCTGGAAACCGAATCGCACCTGGGGCATGACCGCACCTTGCTGGCGACCCTCGGCGAAGAATTGGCAATGCTCGAACCGGAGCAGGAGCTGACCCTGGCCGCGGCCGAGGAAGCCGCCGCGACCCTGGAGGAAGCTGAGCTCGGCATGCACGGCTGGCAGGAGCAGTGGGACGGCTTCAACACCCGCTCCGCCGAGCCGCGCCGTCAGGCCGAGGTGCAGCAGGCGCGCCTGGCGCAGCTCGAATCCAGCCTGGAGCGCCTGGCCGAGCGCCAGCGCAAGCTGGGCGAGGAGGGTGAGCAGCTCGGTGGTGATACCCAGGACACCGAGACGTTTGATCTGGGCGAGCAAGTGGCCAGCAGCGAGTTGCTGCTCGAAGAGCTGCACCTGCAAGAGCAGCAGGTGGTCGAGCGCCTGGAAGGGTTGCGCGAACACCTGCAGCAGACCAGCCAGGCACAACAGCAACAGCAGGGTGATCTGCAGCGCCTGGGCGGGCGTCTGGCCTCGCTGGAGGCTTTGCAGCAGGCGGCGCTGGAGCCCGGTGTGGGGGCCGCCGACTGGCTGCGCGCCCAGGGCCTGGAGCAGCGCCCGCGCCTGGCCGAGGGGCTGCGGGTCGAGCCCGGCTGGGAGCTGGCGGTGGAAACGGTGCTTGGCGCCGACCTGCAGGCAGTGTTGCTGGATGACTTCGCCGGCCTGGACTTCGCCGCGCTGGAGCAGGGCGATCTGCGCCTGCTGCTGGGCGGGGGCGAGGGTCCGCGTGTTCCCGGCAGCCTGCTCGACAAGGTCGAGGGGCGGGCCGACCTGTCGGCCTGGCTGGGGCAGGTGAGGCCGGTTGAAACGCTGGAGCAGGCGTTGGCGCAGCGGGCGTCACTGGTTGCTGGGCAAAGCCTGGTCAGCCGCGACGGATACTGGGTGGGGCGGCATTTCCTGCGGGTCAGCCGCGGTGGTGAAGCCCAGGGCGGCGTGCTGGCCAGGGGCCAGGAAATCGAACGCCTGGCCCAGGAACAACTGGAGCAGGAAGCGTCGCTCGAACAGCTCGACGAGCAACTGCAGTGTCTGCGTGAACAACAGCTCGACCTGGAGGAGCAGCGCGAGCAATTGCGCCGTCGCAGCCAGGACGAGAGCCGCCAGCACGGTGAGCTCAAGGCGCGCCTGTCTGCTGGCCGGGCCCGGGCCGAACAGCTTGAACTGCGCCGCCGACGCTTGCACGAAGAGTTGGCCGAGCTCCAGGAGCAGCGTGCCCTGGAGCATGAGCAGTTGGGCGAGGCGCGCCTGCTGTTGCAGGAGTCCCTCGACCTGATGGCCGCGGACACCGAACAGCGCGAGCAACTGATGGCGCGCCGCGACACCCTGCGCGAAGGTCTCGACCGGGTCCGCCAGGAGGCCCGCCAGCACAAGGATCATGCCCATCAACTGGCCGTGCGCCTGGGCTCGTTGCGCGCCCAGCACGATTCCACCCGCCAGGCGCTTGAGCGCCTGGAGCAGCAGGCCGCGCGCCTGAACGAGCGTCAGGAGCAACTGAACCTGAATCTCGAGGAAGGCGAGGCGCCGCTCGAAGAGTTGCGCCTGAAGCTTGAGGAACTGCTCGAGCGCCGCATGAGTGTCGACGAAGAAATGCGCCAGGCGCGGCTGCACATGGACGAGGCGGACCGTGAGTTGCGTGATGCCGAGCGCCGCCGCACCCAGGCCGAGCAGCAGTCGCAGCTGTTGCGCGGCCAGCTGGAGCAGCAGCGCCTGGAGTCCCAGGGGCTGGATGTGCGGCGCAAGACCTTGCAGGAACAACTGCTCGCCGACGGCTACGATCTTCAGGGCGTGCTCGCCACGCTCGAGGCCGACGCCAGCGAGCAGGGCACCGAGCAGGCGCTGGAGCAGGTCGAGGCGCGTATCCAGCGCCTGGGCGCGATCAACCTGGCGGCCATCGAAGAGTACGAGCAGCAATCCGAGCGTAAGCGCTACCTGGATGCCCAGGACGCCGATCTGGTCGAGGCACTGGAGACCCTGGAAAACGTCATCCGCAAGATCGACAAGGAAACCCGCAACCGCTTCAAGGATACCTTTGATCAGATAAATGCCGGATTACAGGCACTTTTCCCAAAAGTTTTCGGTGGCGGCAGCGCTTATCTGGAACTGACGGGCGAAGATCTACTCGATACAGGGGTGACGATCATGGCGCGCCCGCCGGGCAAGAAGAACAGCACCATCCATCTGCTGTCCGGCGGCGAGAAGGCATTGACGGCCTTGGCCCTGGTGTTCGCCATCTTCAAGCTGAACCCGGCGCCGTTCTGCATGCTCGACGAAGTCGACGCACCTTTGGACGATGCCAACGTCGGGCGCTATGCGCGCCTGGTCAAGGAAATGAGCGAAACCGTGCAGTTCATCTACATCACTCACAACAAGATCGCCATGGAAATGGCCGACCAGCTGATGGGGGTGACCATGCACGAACCGGGTTGTTCACGTCTTGTAGCAGTTGATGTGGAAGAGGCTATGGCCATGGTCGATGCCTAG
- the xdhB gene encoding xanthine dehydrogenase molybdopterin binding subunit: protein MSNHHAVKSQAEMAALFSQDLTTGVGRSLKHDSADKHVAGEAVYIDDRLEFPNQLHVYARTADRAHARILRIDTTPCYQFEGVRIAITHEDIPGLKDIGPVVAGDPLLAIDKVEFFGQPVLAVAACDLETARRAAMAAIVEYEDLEPVLDVVEALRKKHFVLDSHTHQRGDSAAALASAPHRIQGTLHIGGQEHFYLETQISSVMPGEDGGMIVYCSTQNPTEVQKLVAEVLDVPMHKIVVDMRRMGGGFGGKETQAASPACLCAVIARLTGQPTKMRLPRVEDMTMTGKRHPFYVEYDVGFDDNGRLHGINFDLAGNCGYSPDLSGSIVDRAMFHSDNAYYLGDATVHGHRCKTNTASNTAYRGFGGPQGMVAIEQVMDHIARHLALDPLAVRKANYYGKTERNVTHYYQTVEHNMLEEMTAELEASSDYHERRESIRRFNANSPVLKKGLALTPVKFGISFTATFLNQAGALIHIYTDGSIHLNHGGTEMGQGLNTKVAQVVAQVFQVDFNRIQITATNTDKVPNTSPTAASSGADLNGKAAQNAAEILKKRLTEFAARHYNVTEEDVEFRNGHVRVREQIVSFEQLVQQAYFAQVSLSTTGFYRTPKIFYDRNQARGRPFYYFAFGAACVEVIVDTLTGEYKMLRADILHDVGDSLNPAIDIGQVEGGFVQGMGWLTTEELVWNAKGKLMTNGPASYKIPAVADMPIDMRVKLVENRKNPEDTVFHSKAVGEPPFMLGIAAWCAIKDAVASIADYRVQPNIDAPSTPERVLWGCEQMRKAVAAAQPAEQQLEPVTH from the coding sequence ATGTCTAACCATCACGCCGTCAAGAGCCAGGCCGAGATGGCCGCACTGTTCAGCCAGGACCTGACCACCGGGGTCGGCCGCAGCCTCAAGCACGACAGCGCCGACAAGCATGTGGCCGGCGAGGCGGTGTACATCGACGACCGCCTGGAATTCCCCAACCAGCTGCACGTCTATGCACGCACCGCCGACCGCGCTCATGCGCGCATCCTGCGCATCGACACCACGCCCTGCTACCAGTTCGAAGGGGTGCGCATCGCCATCACCCACGAAGATATCCCGGGCCTCAAGGACATCGGCCCGGTGGTCGCCGGCGACCCGTTGCTGGCCATCGACAAGGTCGAGTTCTTCGGCCAGCCGGTGCTCGCCGTTGCCGCCTGCGACCTCGAGACCGCCAGGCGCGCCGCCATGGCCGCCATCGTCGAGTACGAAGACCTGGAGCCGGTGCTCGACGTGGTCGAGGCCCTGCGCAAGAAGCATTTCGTGCTCGACAGCCACACCCACCAGCGCGGCGACTCTGCCGCCGCACTGGCCAGTGCCCCGCACCGCATCCAGGGCACCCTGCACATCGGCGGCCAGGAGCACTTCTACCTGGAGACCCAGATCAGCTCGGTGATGCCCGGTGAAGACGGCGGCATGATCGTCTACTGCTCGACGCAAAACCCCACCGAGGTGCAGAAGCTGGTGGCCGAGGTGCTCGACGTGCCGATGCACAAGATCGTCGTCGACATGCGCCGCATGGGTGGCGGTTTCGGCGGCAAGGAAACCCAGGCCGCCAGCCCCGCGTGCCTGTGCGCGGTGATCGCGCGCCTGACCGGCCAGCCGACCAAGATGCGCCTGCCGCGGGTCGAAGACATGACCATGACCGGCAAGCGTCACCCGTTCTACGTGGAATATGACGTCGGCTTCGACGACAACGGCCGCCTGCACGGGATCAATTTCGACCTGGCGGGCAACTGCGGCTACTCGCCGGACCTGTCCGGTTCGATCGTCGACCGCGCCATGTTCCACTCCGACAACGCCTACTACCTGGGCGATGCCACGGTGCACGGCCACCGCTGCAAGACCAACACGGCCTCCAACACTGCCTACCGCGGCTTCGGCGGCCCGCAGGGGATGGTCGCCATCGAGCAGGTGATGGACCATATCGCCCGTCACCTGGCCCTCGACCCGCTGGCGGTGCGCAAGGCCAACTACTACGGCAAGACCGAGCGCAACGTCACCCACTACTACCAGACCGTCGAGCACAACATGCTCGAGGAGATGACCGCCGAGCTCGAAGCCAGCAGCGACTACCATGAGCGCCGCGAATCGATCCGCCGCTTCAACGCCAACAGCCCGGTGCTGAAAAAAGGCCTGGCGCTGACCCCGGTGAAGTTCGGCATCTCGTTCACCGCCACCTTCCTCAACCAGGCAGGTGCCTTGATCCACATCTACACCGACGGCAGCATCCACCTCAACCACGGCGGCACCGAAATGGGCCAGGGCCTGAACACCAAGGTCGCCCAGGTGGTGGCGCAGGTGTTCCAGGTCGACTTCAACCGTATCCAGATCACCGCCACCAATACCGACAAGGTGCCCAACACCTCGCCCACCGCCGCCTCCAGCGGCGCCGACCTGAACGGCAAGGCCGCGCAGAACGCCGCCGAGATCCTCAAGAAGCGCCTGACCGAGTTCGCGGCCCGGCACTACAACGTCACCGAGGAAGACGTCGAGTTCCGTAACGGCCATGTGCGCGTGCGCGAGCAGATCGTCAGTTTCGAGCAATTGGTCCAGCAGGCCTATTTCGCCCAGGTGTCGCTGTCGACCACCGGTTTCTACCGCACGCCGAAGATTTTCTACGACCGCAACCAGGCCCGTGGCCGCCCGTTCTACTACTTCGCGTTCGGCGCCGCCTGCGTGGAGGTGATCGTCGATACCCTGACCGGCGAGTACAAGATGCTGCGCGCCGACATCCTGCACGACGTGGGCGATTCGCTGAACCCTGCCATCGACATCGGCCAGGTGGAGGGTGGTTTTGTCCAGGGCATGGGCTGGCTGACCACCGAGGAACTGGTGTGGAATGCCAAGGGCAAGCTGATGACCAACGGCCCGGCCAGCTACAAGATCCCGGCAGTGGCCGACATGCCGATCGATATGCGCGTCAAGCTGGTGGAGAACCGCAAGAACCCCGAGGACACCGTGTTCCACTCCAAGGCCGTGGGCGAGCCGCCGTTCATGCTCGGCATTGCCGCCTGGTGCGCGATCAAGGACGCGGTGGCGAGCATCGCCGACTACCGCGTGCAGCCAAACATCGACGCGCCGTCGACGCCGGAGCGGGTGTTGTGGGGTTGCGAGCAGATGCGCAAGGCGGTGGCCGCGGCGCAGCCTGCCGAACAGCAACTGGAGCCCGTGACGCACTGA
- a CDS encoding GntR family transcriptional regulator codes for MTFKAPDSLSEQIAHYLAERIIRGELAPGERIQEQKVTQALNVSRGSVREALLILERRHLVAILPRRGAHVTELDENSVRSLCALMGEFYILLGNAVAQHWRTEGDLRPFLDIQQRLKQAHAGKDIKAFVGDSFAVMRAAYPFANNPYLQETVENLQPAMSRAYYLALDQRQANMADYLELFACLLEAVVARDLPRIREVLTAYCQRSCELVLAALARV; via the coding sequence ATGACGTTCAAGGCGCCGGACAGCCTCTCCGAGCAAATTGCCCACTACCTGGCCGAGCGGATCATCCGTGGCGAACTCGCACCCGGCGAGCGCATCCAGGAGCAGAAGGTCACCCAGGCCCTTAACGTCAGCCGCGGTTCGGTGCGCGAGGCGCTGCTCATCCTCGAGCGCCGGCACCTGGTGGCCATCCTGCCGCGCCGTGGCGCCCATGTGACCGAGCTCGACGAAAACAGCGTGCGCAGCCTGTGCGCCCTGATGGGCGAGTTCTACATCCTGCTGGGCAATGCCGTTGCCCAGCATTGGCGCACCGAGGGCGACCTGCGCCCGTTCCTGGACATCCAGCAGCGCCTCAAGCAGGCCCATGCCGGCAAGGATATCAAGGCCTTCGTCGGCGACAGCTTCGCGGTGATGCGCGCCGCGTATCCGTTCGCCAACAACCCGTACCTGCAGGAAACCGTCGAGAACCTGCAGCCGGCCATGAGCCGCGCCTACTACCTGGCCCTGGACCAGCGCCAGGCCAACATGGCCGATTACCTGGAGCTGTTTGCCTGCCTGCTCGAAGCTGTGGTCGCCCGCGACCTGCCGCGCATCCGCGAGGTGCTCACCGCCTATTGCCAGCGCAGTTGCGAACTGGTGCTGGCGGCGCTGGCGCGGGTCTGA
- the aqpZ gene encoding aquaporin Z, translating to MSSSLGVRMGAELVGTFWLVLGGCGSAVLAASSPVGIGVLGVAFAFGLTVLTMAFAIGHISGCHLNPAVSFGLVVGGRFPAKELLPYVIAQVIGAILAAAVIYFIATGKAGFEVGNGMASNGYGEHSPGGYTLAAGFVSEVVMTAMFLVIIMGATDARAPAGFAPIAIGLALTLIHLISIPVTNTSVNPARSTGPALFVGGWALQQLWLFWLAPLIGAAIGGAFYRGLAKQP from the coding sequence ATGAGTTCATCCCTGGGTGTGCGCATGGGTGCCGAGCTGGTCGGCACCTTCTGGTTGGTCCTGGGTGGTTGTGGCAGCGCGGTGCTGGCCGCCAGCTCGCCTGTCGGCATCGGTGTCCTGGGTGTCGCCTTCGCTTTCGGCCTTACCGTCCTGACCATGGCATTCGCCATCGGCCATATCTCCGGTTGTCACCTCAACCCCGCCGTGTCGTTCGGGCTGGTGGTGGGGGGGCGATTCCCGGCAAAAGAGTTGCTGCCCTACGTGATTGCCCAGGTGATCGGCGCGATCCTCGCCGCGGCGGTGATCTACTTCATCGCCACCGGCAAGGCCGGTTTCGAGGTGGGTAACGGCATGGCGTCGAATGGTTATGGCGAACACTCGCCCGGCGGCTACACCCTGGCCGCAGGCTTCGTCAGCGAAGTGGTGATGACCGCGATGTTCCTGGTGATCATCATGGGCGCCACGGACGCCCGGGCGCCGGCCGGGTTTGCGCCGATCGCCATTGGCCTGGCGTTGACCTTGATCCACCTGATCTCGATCCCGGTCACCAACACCTCGGTGAACCCGGCGCGCAGCACCGGGCCTGCGCTGTTCGTCGGTGGCTGGGCGCTGCAGCAACTTTGGCTGTTCTGGCTGGCACCGCTGATCGGCGCTGCGATCGGCGGTGCATTCTATCGAGGCCTGGCCAAACAACCTTAG
- the guaD gene encoding guanine deaminase has translation MSATRKAYRAAILHSIADPAEVGLEASCEYYEDGLLVVDDGRISALGHASELLPTLDAAIPVQHYQDALITPGFIDTHIHFPQTGMIGSYGEQLLDWLNTYTFPCEKQFADKAHADQVAKIFLAELLRNGTTTALVFGSVHPESVNALFEEAERLDLRMIAGKVMMDRNAPDYLTDTAESSYRDSKMLIERWHGKGRLHYAVTPRFAPTSTPEQLSVAGQLLKEHPGVYMHTHLSENLKEIDWVKELFPEQKGYLDVYDHFELLGERSVFAHGVHLCDDECQRLAETGSAIAFCPTSNLFLGSGLFNLPQAERFKVNVGLGTDVGAGTSFSLLNTLNEAYKVMQLQGARLHPYKSLYLATLGGARALRLEDRIGSLHPGNDADFVVLDYKATPLLDYRLQQSKSIEETLFVLTTLGDDRTVRETYAAGRCVHQR, from the coding sequence ATGAGCGCAACCCGCAAAGCCTACCGAGCCGCCATCCTGCACAGCATCGCCGACCCCGCCGAGGTCGGCCTGGAGGCGTCCTGCGAATACTATGAAGACGGCCTGCTGGTGGTCGACGACGGCCGCATCAGCGCCCTGGGCCATGCCAGCGAGCTGCTGCCAACCCTCGACGCCGCCATCCCGGTGCAACACTACCAGGACGCCCTGATCACCCCGGGTTTCATCGACACCCACATCCACTTCCCGCAGACCGGCATGATCGGCTCCTACGGCGAACAGCTGCTGGACTGGCTGAACACCTACACCTTCCCCTGCGAAAAGCAGTTCGCCGACAAGGCCCATGCCGACCAGGTGGCGAAGATCTTCCTCGCCGAACTGCTGCGCAACGGCACCACCACCGCGCTGGTGTTCGGCAGCGTGCACCCCGAGTCGGTCAACGCCCTGTTCGAGGAGGCCGAGCGCCTGGACCTGCGCATGATCGCCGGCAAGGTGATGATGGACCGCAACGCCCCCGACTACCTGACCGATACCGCCGAGTCCAGCTACCGCGACAGCAAGATGCTGATCGAGCGCTGGCACGGCAAGGGCCGCCTGCACTACGCGGTCACCCCGCGCTTCGCGCCGACCAGCACGCCGGAACAGTTGAGCGTGGCCGGCCAGTTGCTCAAGGAGCACCCGGGCGTGTACATGCACACCCACCTGTCGGAGAACCTCAAGGAAATCGACTGGGTCAAGGAACTGTTCCCCGAGCAGAAAGGCTACCTGGACGTCTACGACCACTTCGAGCTGCTCGGCGAGCGCTCGGTGTTCGCCCACGGCGTGCACCTGTGCGACGACGAGTGCCAGCGCCTGGCCGAAACCGGTTCGGCCATCGCCTTCTGCCCGACCTCCAACCTGTTCCTCGGCAGCGGCCTGTTCAACCTGCCCCAGGCCGAGCGCTTCAAGGTCAACGTCGGCCTGGGCACCGATGTCGGCGCCGGCACCAGCTTCTCGCTGCTCAACACCCTGAACGAGGCGTACAAGGTGATGCAGTTGCAAGGCGCGCGCCTGCACCCGTACAAGTCGCTGTACCTGGCCACCCTCGGCGGTGCCCGCGCCCTGCGCCTGGAGGACCGCATCGGCAGCCTGCACCCGGGCAATGACGCCGACTTCGTGGTGCTCGACTACAAGGCCACCCCGCTGCTGGACTACCGCCTGCAGCAGTCGAAAAGCATCGAGGAGACCTTGTTCGTGCTCACCACCCTGGGCGACGACCGCACCGTGCGCGAGACCTACGCCGCCGGGCGTTGCGTACACCAGCGCTAA
- the xdhA gene encoding xanthine dehydrogenase small subunit, whose amino-acid sequence MIQFLVNQELRSEHALDPNMTVLQYLREHLGKPGTKEGCASGDCGACTVVVGELVENAQGGDDIRYRSLNSCLTFVSALHGKQLISVEGLKHQGELHSVQKAMADCHGSQCGFCTPGFVMSLFALQKNSQGHDLHQAQEALAGNLCRCTGYRPILEAAEQSCARPCRDQFDAQQAQTIARLKAIAPQQTGELNSGDKRCLVPLTVADLADLYSSHPEARLLAGGTDLALEVTQFHRTLPVMIYVGHVAELKRIDKTASHLEIGAATPLTDCYTALNEEYPDFGDLLHRFASLQIRNQGTLGGNIGNASPIGDSPPLLIALDAQIVLRQGERQRTLALEDYFIDYRITARQDSEFIEKIIVPRASNDWAFRAYKVSKRLDDDISAVCAAFNLSIENGVVSGVRIAFGGMAATPKRARACEAALRGKPWTQASVERACQALAEDFTPLSDFRASREYRLLTAQNLLRKYFIELQTPHIETRVTAYV is encoded by the coding sequence GTGATCCAGTTTCTCGTCAACCAGGAGCTGCGCAGCGAGCATGCCCTGGACCCGAACATGACGGTGCTGCAGTACCTGCGCGAGCACCTGGGCAAACCCGGCACCAAGGAAGGCTGCGCCAGCGGCGACTGTGGCGCCTGCACCGTGGTCGTCGGCGAACTTGTCGAAAACGCCCAGGGTGGCGACGACATCCGCTACCGCAGCCTCAACTCATGCCTGACGTTCGTCTCCGCCCTGCACGGCAAGCAACTGATCAGCGTCGAGGGTCTCAAGCACCAGGGCGAACTGCACAGCGTGCAAAAGGCCATGGCCGACTGCCATGGCTCGCAGTGCGGCTTCTGCACCCCTGGCTTCGTCATGTCGCTGTTCGCCCTGCAGAAGAACAGCCAAGGCCACGACCTGCACCAGGCCCAGGAGGCCCTGGCCGGCAACCTGTGCCGCTGCACCGGCTACCGGCCGATCCTCGAGGCTGCCGAGCAGAGCTGCGCACGCCCCTGCCGCGACCAGTTCGACGCTCAGCAGGCGCAGACCATCGCCCGCCTCAAGGCCATCGCCCCGCAACAGACCGGCGAGCTTAATAGCGGCGACAAGCGCTGCCTGGTGCCGCTGACCGTGGCCGACCTGGCCGACCTGTACAGCTCGCACCCCGAGGCGCGCCTGCTGGCCGGGGGTACCGACCTGGCGCTGGAAGTCACCCAGTTCCACCGCACCCTGCCGGTGATGATCTACGTCGGCCATGTCGCCGAACTCAAGCGCATCGACAAGACCGCCAGCCATCTGGAGATCGGCGCCGCCACGCCGCTGACCGACTGCTACACCGCGCTCAACGAGGAGTACCCCGACTTCGGCGACCTGCTGCACCGCTTCGCCTCGCTGCAGATCCGCAACCAGGGCACTCTCGGCGGCAATATCGGCAACGCCTCGCCAATCGGTGACTCGCCACCTCTGTTGATCGCCCTCGACGCGCAGATCGTCCTGCGCCAAGGCGAGCGCCAGCGCACCCTGGCCCTGGAAGACTACTTCATCGACTACCGCATCACTGCACGCCAGGACAGCGAGTTCATCGAGAAGATCATCGTGCCGCGCGCCAGCAACGACTGGGCCTTCCGTGCCTACAAGGTGTCCAAGCGCCTGGACGACGATATCTCCGCGGTGTGCGCGGCGTTCAACCTGAGCATCGAGAACGGGGTGGTCAGCGGCGTGCGCATCGCCTTCGGCGGCATGGCGGCGACTCCCAAGCGTGCCCGCGCCTGCGAAGCCGCACTGCGCGGCAAGCCGTGGACCCAGGCCAGCGTCGAACGCGCCTGCCAGGCCCTGGCCGAGGACTTCACCCCGCTCAGCGACTTCCGCGCCAGCCGCGAGTACCGCCTGCTGACCGCGCAGAACCTGCTGCGCAAGTACTTCATCGAACTGCAAACGCCGCACATCGAAACCCGGGTGACCGCCTATGTCTAA